One segment of Apus apus isolate bApuApu2 chromosome 1, bApuApu2.pri.cur, whole genome shotgun sequence DNA contains the following:
- the NECAP1 gene encoding adaptin ear-binding coat-associated protein 1 isoform X3, which translates to MAAAELEYESVLCVKPDVSVYRIPPRASNRGYRASDWKLDHPDWTGRLRVTSKGKTAYIKLEDKVSGELFAQAPIDQYPGIAVETVADSSRYFVIRIQDGTGRSAFIGIGFTDRGDAFDFNVSLQDHFKWVKQETEISKESQEADTRPKLDLGFKEGQTIKLSIGNMTTKKGGAAKPRASGSGGLSLLPPPPGGKIAAPPIPPPSSTAIANHVTPPPVLKSSNVSNAARTTL; encoded by the exons ATGGCGGCGGCGGAGCTGGAGTACGAGTCCGTCCTCTGCGTGAAGCCTGATGTCAGCGTCTACCGCATCCCGCCGCGCGCCTCCAACCGCGGGTACAG ggCATCTGACTGGAAACTGGACCATCCAGACTGGACAGGGCGGCTTCGTGTCACCTCCAAAGGCAAAACTGCATACATAAAACTGGAGGATAAGGTTTCAG GAGAACTCTTTGCCCAGGCTCCGATAGATCAATACCCTGGCATTGCAGTAGAGACTGTGGCAGATTCTAGCCGCTACTTTGTCATTCGAATTCAGGATGGGACTG GACGAAGTGCTTTTATAGGCATTGGCTTCACGGATCGTGGTGATGCCTTTGACTTCAACGTCTCTTTGCAGGATCACTTCAA GTGGGTGAAGCAGGAGACTGAGATCTCCAAGGAGTCGCAGGAAGCTGACACACGTCCCAAATTAGACTTAGGGTTTAAAGAAGGGCAGACCATCAAACTGAGCATTGGG AATATGACAACAAAGAAAGGAGGAGCAGCCAAGCCCCGTGCATCTGGATCAGGGGGCCTAAGcctgctgccacccccaccAGGAGGCAAAATTGCAGCTCCTCCTATACCTCCCCCTTCTTCCACTGCCATTGCCAACCACGTCACACCACCACCTGTGCTGAAATCCAGTAATGTGAGCAATGCAG CCAGGACAACCTTGTAG
- the NECAP1 gene encoding adaptin ear-binding coat-associated protein 1 isoform X2 — protein sequence MAAAELEYESVLCVKPDVSVYRIPPRASNRGYRASDWKLDHPDWTGRLRVTSKGKTAYIKLEDKVSGELFAQAPIDQYPGIAVETVADSSRYFVIRIQDGTGRSAFIGIGFTDRGDAFDFNVSLQDHFKWVKQETEISKESQEADTRPKLDLGFKEGQTIKLSIGNMTTKKGGAAKPRASGSGGLSLLPPPPGGKIAAPPIPPPSSTAIANHVTPPPVLKSSNVSNADLDAPASASKAPPPATTDLWGDFSTASSAIPNQAPQQSNWVQF from the exons ATGGCGGCGGCGGAGCTGGAGTACGAGTCCGTCCTCTGCGTGAAGCCTGATGTCAGCGTCTACCGCATCCCGCCGCGCGCCTCCAACCGCGGGTACAG ggCATCTGACTGGAAACTGGACCATCCAGACTGGACAGGGCGGCTTCGTGTCACCTCCAAAGGCAAAACTGCATACATAAAACTGGAGGATAAGGTTTCAG GAGAACTCTTTGCCCAGGCTCCGATAGATCAATACCCTGGCATTGCAGTAGAGACTGTGGCAGATTCTAGCCGCTACTTTGTCATTCGAATTCAGGATGGGACTG GACGAAGTGCTTTTATAGGCATTGGCTTCACGGATCGTGGTGATGCCTTTGACTTCAACGTCTCTTTGCAGGATCACTTCAA GTGGGTGAAGCAGGAGACTGAGATCTCCAAGGAGTCGCAGGAAGCTGACACACGTCCCAAATTAGACTTAGGGTTTAAAGAAGGGCAGACCATCAAACTGAGCATTGGG AATATGACAACAAAGAAAGGAGGAGCAGCCAAGCCCCGTGCATCTGGATCAGGGGGCCTAAGcctgctgccacccccaccAGGAGGCAAAATTGCAGCTCCTCCTATACCTCCCCCTTCTTCCACTGCCATTGCCAACCACGTCACACCACCACCTGTGCTGAAATCCAGTAATGTGAGCAATGCAG ACTTAGATGCTCCTGCTTCTGCGTCCAAGGCACCACCACCAGCTACCACAGACCTCTGGGGAGACTTCAGCACTGCATCCAG tgctATTCCCAATCAGGCTCCTCAGCAGTCcaactgggtccagttctga
- the NECAP1 gene encoding adaptin ear-binding coat-associated protein 1 isoform X1, which translates to MAAAELEYESVLCVKPDVSVYRIPPRASNRGYRASDWKLDHPDWTGRLRVTSKGKTAYIKLEDKVSGELFAQAPIDQYPGIAVETVADSSRYFVIRIQDGTGRSAFIGIGFTDRGDAFDFNVSLQDHFKWVKQETEISKESQEADTRPKLDLGFKEGQTIKLSIGNMTTKKGGAAKPRASGSGGLSLLPPPPGGKIAAPPIPPPSSTAIANHVTPPPVLKSSNVSNADILLDLDAPASASKAPPPATTDLWGDFSTASSAIPNQAPQQSNWVQF; encoded by the exons ATGGCGGCGGCGGAGCTGGAGTACGAGTCCGTCCTCTGCGTGAAGCCTGATGTCAGCGTCTACCGCATCCCGCCGCGCGCCTCCAACCGCGGGTACAG ggCATCTGACTGGAAACTGGACCATCCAGACTGGACAGGGCGGCTTCGTGTCACCTCCAAAGGCAAAACTGCATACATAAAACTGGAGGATAAGGTTTCAG GAGAACTCTTTGCCCAGGCTCCGATAGATCAATACCCTGGCATTGCAGTAGAGACTGTGGCAGATTCTAGCCGCTACTTTGTCATTCGAATTCAGGATGGGACTG GACGAAGTGCTTTTATAGGCATTGGCTTCACGGATCGTGGTGATGCCTTTGACTTCAACGTCTCTTTGCAGGATCACTTCAA GTGGGTGAAGCAGGAGACTGAGATCTCCAAGGAGTCGCAGGAAGCTGACACACGTCCCAAATTAGACTTAGGGTTTAAAGAAGGGCAGACCATCAAACTGAGCATTGGG AATATGACAACAAAGAAAGGAGGAGCAGCCAAGCCCCGTGCATCTGGATCAGGGGGCCTAAGcctgctgccacccccaccAGGAGGCAAAATTGCAGCTCCTCCTATACCTCCCCCTTCTTCCACTGCCATTGCCAACCACGTCACACCACCACCTGTGCTGAAATCCAGTAATGTGAGCAATGCAG ACATTCTGTTAGACTTAGATGCTCCTGCTTCTGCGTCCAAGGCACCACCACCAGCTACCACAGACCTCTGGGGAGACTTCAGCACTGCATCCAG tgctATTCCCAATCAGGCTCCTCAGCAGTCcaactgggtccagttctga
- the LOC127391204 gene encoding C-type lectin domain family 4 member A-like: MASEITYAEVKFKNASPAAVAEAPPETKKHEHHPQKYPLCLPWLISLMLLLVCIALIIALLVAPFSRGSDQPTALQQKFKEWQCNSAGLQGKERGWMCCPSGWKLFQKSCYYLSDDKMSWAESEQNCTGMGSHLVVISSKAEQEFLFEELQRASRGENYYIGLSAQKVGQWHWVDKTPFNETAAFWRTREPSNVDDEKCVVIHTRTHQPNNWNDVKCGNQYRVCEAAAVTV; the protein is encoded by the exons ATGGCATCAGAAATCACCTATGCTGAGGTGAAGTTCAAGAATGCATCACCAGCTGCAGTGGCTGAAG CACCTCCTGAGACGAAGAAGCATGAGCACCATCCCCAGAAATACCCACTCTGTCTCCCATGGCTGATTTCACTGATGCTCCTCTTGGTGTGCATTGCCCTCATTATTGCTCTCCTTG tTGCTCCCTTCTCCCGTGGCAGTGACcaacccacagccctgcagcagaaatTCAAGGAGTGGCAGTGCAACTCAGCAGGGCTGCAAGGCAAAG AGAGAGGCTGGATGTGCTGCCCGAGTGGCTGGAAACTTTTCCAAAAAAGCTGCTATTATCTGTCGGATGATAAAATGTCCTGGGCTGAGAGTGAGCAGAACTGCACTGGGATGGGCTCCCATCTGGTGGTgatcagcagcaaagcagagcag GAGTTCCTCTTTGAGGAACTACAGCGTGCTTCAAGAGGAGAGAATTACTACATCGGTCTGAGCGCGCAGAAGGTGGGCCAGTGGCACTGGGTGGACAAGACTCCATTTAATGAGACAGCAGC GTTCTGGCGGACACGTGAACCAAGTAATGTGGATGACGAGAAGTGCGTTGTAATCCATACGAGGACACATCAACCCAACAACTGGAATGATGTCAAATGCGGAAATCAGTATCGAGTTTGCGAAGCTGCAGCAGTAACTGTGTGA
- the C3AR1 gene encoding C3a anaphylatoxin chemotactic receptor translates to MPRLLGIPGNGLVLWVAGLKMKRSVNSVWFLNLAVADLMCCLSLPFSIVHLALHEHWPYGWFLCKVIPSVIIFTMFASIFLLVAISIDRCLLVMKPVWCLNHRTVKFISLICSGIWILALIFCCPTFYYRDTNTGDDKTECGYSFEDDKGLGYMDDSVNELLENYSFLAYNGNDSWGDFYEGDYSVSLALVVINITRAVFGFVLPFAVMAFCYVLIAVRTRAKQSHKPCNRMLRTIVLMVAAFFICWAPYHVVGILSLVPTLGKGLKDSLIVWDHLSTALAYANSCINPLLYVFVGRHFRAKAWQTVQGILEGVFTEEPIRLTACTLERSKTSTEKDVSSTL, encoded by the exons ATGCCTCGACTCCTGG GTATTCCAGGCAATGGCTTGGTGCTCTGGGTAGCTggtctgaaaatgaaaaggtcTGTGAACAGTGTCTGGTTCCTAAACCTTGCTGTGGCTGACTTAATGTGCTGCTTGTCCTTGCCATTTTCCATTGTTCACCTGGCCCTCCATGAACACTGGCCTTATGGTTGGTTCCTCTGCAAAGTCATTCCATCAGTCATAATCTTCACCATGTTTGCTAGCATCTTTCTACTTGTGGCCATCAGCATTGACAGGTGCCTCCTGGTGATGAAACCCGTCTGGTGTCTGAACCACCGAACAGTGAAATTTATATCACTAATATGCAGTGGCATTTGGATCCTGGCCTTAATTTTCTGCTGTCCCACCTTCTACTACCGTGACACTAACACTGGTGATGACAAAACTGAGTGTGGGTACAGTTTTGAAGATGACAAAGGGCTAGGTTATATGGATGATTCTGTAAATGAGTTATTGgaaaattactcatttttaGCCTACAATGGTAATGACTCATGGGGTGATTTCTATGAAGGTGATTATTCTGTATCCCTTGCCTTAGTGGTAATAAACATCACTAGGGCTGTCTTTGGCTTTGTACTCCCCTTTGCTGTAATGGCATTTTGCTATGTCCTCATTGCTGTCAGAACACGTGCAAAGCAATCTCATAAACCATGCAACAGGATGCTGCGAACAATTGTGCTCATGGTTGCTGCATTCTTCATCTGCTGGGCTCCATACCACGTAGTTGGGATTCTGTCCCTTGTACCTACTCTTGGAAAAGGACTGAAGGATTCATTGATCGTCTGGGATCACCTCTCTACAGCACTTGCATATGCCAACAGCTGCATCAACCCCCTGCTTTATGTTTTTGTGGGACGGCACTTCAGGGCAAAGGCATGGCAAACAGTGCAAGGAATCTTGGAAGGTGTCTTTACTGAGGAACCAATACGTTTGACCGCTTGTACCCTTGAAAGAAGCAAGACTTCAACTGAGAAGGACGTTAGCAGCACGCTGTAA